The sequence below is a genomic window from Flavobacterium lipolyticum.
TTGTTTCTTCGGGATTTACTCCAAATGAAGAAACAACAGGAATTATTGTCCAAAATGTAAGACAACTGTCGTATGGAATCTCATGGCTAATTTGACCAAAATTACCATTAATTTAACAGTTATTCTTACGTATAAATACTTACTAAAATTTCACTTTGTAATATTTGTCAAAAAAATCTTCCATAAACGATGAAAATCGACACAATAACATTCTCAAAAACAGCATTGTACGAATTTACTTCTTAATTATTATTGCGATTTTTTTGTAAGAACTAGATTATACAAGGGATTGTAAAATTCTCACAAATAATATTATCTGTTTTTTTTGTTACAATAATTTTTTTGTTATAAAATTGCATTATAATTAACCAAAACAAATTTTTTATAACAAAAACCCAAGTTATTATGAAAAAAATCATTGTTACTGCATTTACAGCATTAGTGCTGTTTTCTTGCCAAAACGACCAATCAGAATCTGCGGATTCAAAAGTTGAAGCTATTGCACATCGCGGATGCGCAAGTCAGGAAGTTTTAGAAGCTCAACTGAAAGCTGATCCAACCTTAGCAATCAGAATGAACGAAATCAATGCATTTACCGAAAATGCCATCTTGACAAAACGTCTTGTAAACGGTAAAATTGAAATTCCGGTCGTAGTTAATGTTCTTTACAGAACTGCAGCAGAAAACATTTCTAATGCGCAAATTCAAACACAAATTGATGTCTTAAATAAAGATTTCAATGCCTTAAATTCAGATTACAATAGTGTACCAGCTCTTTTTTCTGGTGTAAAAGCAAATGTTGGAATTACATTCGTTTTAGATCAGGTAATTAGAAAATCGACTACCAAAACTTCATGGGGAACAAATGACGCCATGAAAAAAACAGCTCAGGGTGGTATTGCACCAACTTCACCAACTACAAAACTTAACTTTTGGTCTTGCACAATTGGTGGTGGAATCTTAGGTTATGCTCAATTTCCTGGAGGAGCTTCTGCTACAGACGGTGTTGTAGTTGACCCTAAATATGTTGGTCTTTCCGGAGCTTCAAATGCACCGTTTAACTTAGGAAGAACAGCTACTCACGAAGTAGGCCACTGGATGAACTTACGTCACATCTGGGGAGATGCAACTTGTGGAAGCGATTTAGTATCAGATACTCCTACACACAACACAGCAAACTATGGTGTACCAGCTTATCCTCACTATAGCACTTGTTCAGGAACTCCTGTTGAAATGACGATGAACTACATGGATTACGTTGATGACAACGCAATGTATATGTTCTCTCAAGGACAAAAAAGCAGAATGGCTGCGATATTTGTTACCGGAGGTCCAAGAGCTTCTTTTGGAATCTAATACAAAACAAGTATAAAAGACAAACTGAAAAGCGGGATGGCAACATCCCGCTTTTTTTTGTTTACTATAAAATTTCAAAAGCTTTTTCCTATATTTATCATCTAAAATCGAATCATGATAACATCGAAAACAATATCTAACGGAATTTTAAGAGCTCTAACAACAATCCTAATTGTCGCAGCTGTCCTATATTTTCTATACCAAATTCAGACCGTAATTGTCTATCTGTGCATTTCGCTGTTATTGTGTTTAATTGCCAATCCGTTAATCCAATTTTTAAAGAATAAACTAAAGTTCAGTAATTCACTGGCCGCCACTACAGCGCTAATCTTATTCATACTTGCAATTGTTGGTTTTATTTTATTGTTTGTACCATTAATCATTTCGCAAGCCAACAATTTATCATTACTCGATACTCAAACTCTGCAACAGCAATTTCTCGAAACAGAACGCAGTATTGAAAATTACTTTAATATACAGCATCTGGATCTCAATAAGGTTTTAAAAGAATCCAAAATCACATCCATAATCGATTTCAGTTACTTTACTGGTTTCCTGAATTCAATTATAGGCTTCATGGCCAATATGGGAATGGGATTGGTATCTGTATTTTTTATTACCTTTTTCTTTATCAAAGATCAGGATGCCTTTAAAGTTAGTGCCCGAAAAATTCTTCCTGACACCAATGAAGACAAAATCTTAAATTCAATAACCAAAATAAACCATTTTCTGACCCGCTATTTTGTTGGGCTTTTACTGCAGTTAACGGTTGTATTCATCCTGTATTTAATTGTTTTAATGATTTTTGGAAATAAAAATGCCTTTGTTATTGCTTTTTTATGTGCCATTTTGAATATTATTCCCTACATAGGACCAATTATAGGAACCATACTGGCAGGGCTTTTAACCATGATTAGTATGATCGGAAGTGATTTTCAATCTGAAATACTACCTAAAACAATCTATGTGCTTATAGGTTTTCTGTTGGTTCAGGCTATTGATAACAACATCAGTCAGCCCATAATCTCATCAAAAAGCGTAAATTCGCACCCGTTAGAAATATTCCTGATTACTTTAATCAGTGGAATTACTTTTGGAATTGTTGGGATGATTATTGCTATTCCGGCCTTTACTATGGTGAAAGTAATTTTAAAGGAATTTTTTCCTGACAACAAAATTGTCTCTGTATTAACCGAAAGAATTTAACATTGAATACTGCTATTTTAGCCCCAAACATTCAGGAATTCATAACTCAAAATAGTGGTGTCCCGATTACAAAATTAGCGCTTCAGAAAAACCCATTTCCTGAAATAGACTGGATTGTAATTTTAAATCAGATAGAAGCAAAATCGAAAGCAAAAGACAAGTTGCCTACCTGGTTTGCTGCCGAAAATATTATTTATCCCTCTAAAATATCGGTTGAACAAACTTCATCCGAAAGAACTGCCGCTTATAAAGCAACTTTACTTTCCGGAGAGAGTTTAATTGATCTTACTGGAGGTTTTGGAGTCGATGATTACTATTTCTCTCAAAAATTCAAAAACATAGCGCATTGCGAAATCAATAAAGATTTATCGGAAATTGTAAAACATAATTTCAAACAGCTTAAAGTCGAAAACTGTACTTTTTATGCTGATGATTCTACTTCAGTTTTAAATCAATCCAATAAAAAATGGGATTGGATTTATATTGATCCGTCCCGCAGAAACGACGCTAAAGGTAAAGTTTTTATGCTGAAAGACTGCTTACCCAATGTTCCTGATTTGCTAAATTTTTACTTTGAGAAAACAGATTCCATACTGATAAAAACAGCTCCGTTATTAGATCTTTCTGCAGGATTATCCGAACTACAGTTTGTTAAAAACATACATGTTATTGCCCTTGAAAACGAAGTAAAAGAATTGCTTTTTGAGATTCGTAAAAATTATTCCGGCGCAATCACTATAAAAACGGCCAATATTCTAAAAGATAAAATCGATACTTTTGATTTTATTTTAGGAAATGAAATTAATCTTCCTTCTTACGAGCTTCCTCAAAAATACGTTTACGAGCCCAACTCGTCTATTATGAAATCAGGAGGATTCGATGAAGTAAGTACTATTTTTAAGATCAACAAACTTCATAAACATTCCCATCTCTATACCTCAGAAGCTTTAATCGAGTTTCCGGGACGACGTTTTGAAATCGAAAAAACAATCTCCTACAGTAAGAATGAGATGAAAATTGAACTTGCCAATCAGCAGGCCAATATCACAACGCGAAACTTTCCGGACACAGTAGAAAACATTCGAAAAAAATGGAAAATAAAAAACGGCGGAAATTTATATTGTTTTTTTACAACGGATAAAAATGATAACAAAATAGTTTTAATTTGCAGAAAAATAACTTAAAAATGAAACAACTAATTACACTAACCTTTTTTTTACTAACCTTTACCGCCTTTGCACAAAAACCATGTGAATACAGTGCGAATGTAACTGACTCCCTTGGGACTTATAAAGTAACAAACGACTACATGGTCAGCGAAAAATACTTTGGAGGCACTTTTAATTATGTCTTTTTCGCGCTCGCACAAACTGACGGTCTACCGACCTTAAATTTACAACTTATCCAAAAAAGTAAAGATTTTATAAAAGCCAACTGCTTTGATAAAAATTCAAAAGTTTTTTTACAATTAGAAAACGGAAAAATCGTAACATTAATTCATATCGACAAAGAAAGTTGTGGTACACTTATTCATGATGAAAAAGGATTTGACAATCGTATCAATACCGGTATTTTTATGTTCATGAAAGAAGGTTTTGAAGAGCTCAAAAAATCCCCTATTTCAATTATGCGAATAAAGTATCTGACTAATATAGAAGATTACATTGTAAAAAGAGAATTAACCTCTGAACTGAATGGTAAAGTTTACCATCCGAATACTTACTTCATGGAAAACATAAGATGTGTTGAATAATTAATCGCATTTCCACTTTTGGTTCGAGACTTTATCCTTTAGACCTGTCTTTAAATTATAATGCCACCACTCCGAATCAAAAGAATTGAATCCGTTTTTGATCATCACTCTTTTTAAATATTTTCGATTTGCTTTGACTGACACTGGAAATTTTTTATAATTATGACTGGCCTCAATGCCAAAAAAATCAAAATTAGTACCCATTTCCAGCTCCTCTCCCTTCGCATTTACTAAAGTTATATCAACGGCTCCTCCTTTGTTATGGATGGAGCCTTTTTTTGGATCTGCCACATACTCCGGATTCGATACAATCTCCCACATCTTTTTCTGAATCGATAAAGGCCTGTAACAATCGAAAAGTTTTATCTTACACCCATCTTTCATAAAATCTTTATTCGCCGCTATCAGCGCTTTTACCGTTTTATAACGCAACAAACATTCGGCACAATCATAGACTTTAGCCTTCAAAAAATTATCTTCTGTAGCATATTTCATATCATAAACGAAATCACTACTGTAATCTTTTAAATTCACAAAAGTGGTGTCGGCAATTTCTTCGTTATCCTCAGATGAATAGGATTCATTTTGAGCATTTGAAGAAAGTCCATAAAAGAAAAGTCCAAACAGAAAAAATAAAGTATGAGCGGAAGAAGAACTTAATTTCATGATAAATATATATTGAAAGAAGTAAATATAAACAAATCCACGTAAGCTAATCCAATCAAACTTCTAAATCTAACCTGTCTGCATGATATTTTCCTTTGCTCCCTTGCCTTTTAGCTCTCTAAAAACTAACCAGACAGCATGATAAGACGGGCGTTGCTATTTTTCCAGAACAGATATTGCCCGAAATTCTTATAACAAAATTCAACAAAATCATAAATCATTATTAATTAATTATTTACACTCTTTTTTCTTCAATATAAAAAAATGTCCGTCTTCTATTTATTCGATTAACTCAACTATTAACCTTTGGGGCGGTAAAAAAACATATTGGAAAGCTTAAAATTCTTATATTTACTTTTTACCTAGCCGAATAACACTATGGACACAATCGATTCCCCCTGTTATGCTAGTTCATAATAAGCAGTCAAGATGGAGAAATATACAGCAGAAACCACACCCTTAACACTAGACGGACATCTAACATGGGATAGTAAACTAAAAAAAGCCGATTTATTACCGGATCCCCAATCCCGTTTAGATTCTGTTTACATGAAAGAAAGACCCCTTTCTGATTCCAGCATCCCATTTAGAGATCAAACAGATGTTTCCAGTAAGAAAAAAAGCATTAGCCAACTTATCGATAAACTCGATGTCGAAACCAATATTAGATATCAAAGGACAGTAGAAGATACCTACTGTAATGTTTACTCTTATGATTATTGCTATTTCAGCGGCGTTTATCTCCCAACTGTTTGGTGGACTGAAGAAGCACTCGAAAAAATAGTGCAAGGAAAGGAAGTGGAAGCTGTTTTTGAGCAAACCGTTGAACGCATTTACTCCAGTGCTATACACGATTGGTTTCTAAAATGGGGTCCTCAATTTGGCTGGGAAAGAATGTTTACTCCCGATGAAATTCAAAACAAAGTAAATACCAATGGTGGAATAGGAATAATTTGTGCTAAAAGAAGAGAAAAAGGACTATCTGGTCATATCGTTCCCGTTGTTCCCGAAACAAATTTAAATCTGGCCTATCGAGAGAATGGCGTAGTCCTATATCCCCTGCAATCACAGGCAGGAAAGCTTAATTATAATTATTTTTCAGAAGTTAGAAAAGACTGGTGGAATGACGAATTATACTCCTCCTACGTATTTTATTACCATGAATAAATAAAAAGAATACCTTCAATTCTCCGCATAACCAAACATTACTGATTTACAACCTTTTAACGGTTTGGAAATAACATAATAAAGAACTACTTTCGCAACCTGAAAAAAACAGAAATCGCAAGAGTTGTAATTCGGCTATACGCTTACTTAAACAATTGATAAAAAGATAATTAACAAGAATAATAATTTTATACCCTCATTATAAAATTATTTAATCAATTTTTCAATCGATACAAGTACACAACTTCCCAGACTACTATTAATTCATACCATTTTACAAACAAAACAAAGCTTTTTTAAGAGATGCAAGCCATTAGGTCTTATCTGTTAAAAGATCTTACGACTCAGAATTTCAGTAGATGAACTTCTTAGTTTAGCATAAAAATAAACACTTTAAAACAACCTTAAAAAAGAAAATTAGTATAAATGAAAGACAATCAGACAAAAAAATATTTTTGGGGAATTGGATTAGAAAACGAAACCTACATGCAATTTGAAGAATCCCTAATAGTTTCTGGTGAATTTATACAAAAAAAAATTGGGTTTGAAAAATACAGCATTGACTATCGAAAATGCTACAAACCAGAAAGTTTGGCACCTGTACTTAAAAAAGCTTTTGACACAAACGAGAGCTATAAAGTGAGCAGAATGATGAACAGTCATTCGCTGGAAAAACTGGATATAAACTATCAGCACAAAACATTATCCCCCGTAAAATCATTGGTTCCTACTGCCGAATCCGCTGAAGCAAATACACAACCACTTGAAAATCCGGAATATCTTGGAAAATCCATTATGGAACTTTTCCTTGAAGATCAACCATACAATATTCAAAGCATGATTACCCAAAGAAACAAAACGATGGGATCTGTTCATTTCGATGGTGATTCTATAGAATTTGTAACTAAATATTTTGAAAATCGAACAATAGCTGATTCATGCAAAGAATTAAAGGCAACCAAAAAGTTATTTCTTGATAAAATTAATGACTCAGCAATACTTAATGGTAAATTAAATTTTCCGGATTACAACAATGGCCTTAACATGTTCATGACCAACCAGGAAAATCTTGTTTTGTTTAATAACGGAACATATCATTTTCACATTACTTTACCCTCGCTAACAAAAGACAGCCGTATTCTCGATTATAGTGATTTTAATAAAACACATGCCAATGCTATTTATTTATTGCAATGGTTCGAGCCTTTTTTTATCGCCACCCTTGGAAGTCCTGATATTATGGGAGTGATAAGCAACACCTATAGTTTGGACAAGAAATTTACTCTAGGTTCTATGAGAAATGCCATGTCACGCTACATCGGTGTAGGAACTTTTAATAAAGCAATGCCTAAAGGCAAAATTCTAACCTATAAAGTGGATGACTTTAGAAAATTGCTAAAATTCAAAAAAGAAGATAATATTTGGTGGCGCGACCAGATTGAGACAGAAATGGAGTACGAATTACTTTCTGAAGTGGGTCTGGATTTTAATCAGGAGAAAATGTACCAAAGCGGTTTTGAATTCAGAAGTTTTGACGAATTTCCGGCAGAATACTTAAATGATGTTCTTTTTTCGATTATTCTAATTTGCGAACATTCCTTAAATCTACCTGACGTTCAATGGGGACACGATAGTAAGGTTTGGAACAATTTAGTATTCAAAACCTTAAAAACTGGCTACCTGACCGAAATCACTGAGACTGAAAAAGACACAATCCTAACCTTATTGCAATTACTAAATCCATCAGATAGTAATTATAATGAACTAAAATCCGAATTTGAAGGCATTGTTATACTGGATCAGTTTTTCTTTAAGATTTTGGCTGTTTTACACGATAAATATAAAGACAATAACGTCTGCTTGGATCTTATGTACGGAAAAAAAACAAGTTCACCTCCGAAATGGAATAACTTTAATAAATATCAAACCGAAAAACATCTGCAACAAATAGGAGTGTTTATTGAGAATTAAAAGAAGCATTCTTAAAATACTATCAAACTTTATACAACTTTAGCTTTTGTATAAAGTTTGATTTTTTTTTTAGCTACAAGATTCGATATGTTAGTCAACAATTACTGATTTCATAAAAGAATACTCTTCAAAACCTTTAGCTATTCTATTTCCAAACAAAGTAGGATCATTCATCCTAGCTAAACCCTTTTTTACTTCTCCTGGTCTATTCTCGATTCGATTATTGCCAGTGGCTTAATCTGGTGAGATTAGCACTGTCGCGATCTCTTGTTATTCTCTACTAGATTTACTTTATTACAATGGCTGAACCCATTGCTAATGTTTATCTCCACTTAGCTTAGTTTTTCAAAATTACCAACTTTTAAACCTGATCCATTTTTTGTATCAATCCGGAACTATGTAGTTGAAACTGATATAAACAAAAAAACCACTCGATTTGAGTAGCTTTTTGCGAACGCACAAGCATTCGAATTAACATAAACCCTTAAAAAAAGGGTAAAATTCATTTAAAATCTTTTAATTAAATCGATATTTTAGCAGTTTTGCTTAAAAAATTAATCCTCTGCTTTCTTCAAATTGTCATCCGGAATTCGATCAATCAAATAATTGTAGGGATCAATACCAGCTTCAAAAGGTTTCTCTTTAGTCCTAAAAACATAAACATTGTCTTTTTTTGTTATTTTCAATCTTTTGTAAACCAAAACTTTTCCTAAACCAGAATCATTTTTTGGTTCTGCAAAAACGGCAATATCAATATAATCCGCAACCGGTACCTGAGTTTCTTTTCCAAGTGCATCCGATCTTAATTTTTCTGAAGACGTTTTTAAAGTGATTTCGTACTCAGCCCCTACTTTTTTATACTTGGCTTCAAGCATTCGATTCGAAAATAAGGTAATGTTTTCGAACATATCCGAAATTAAATATTGCAAACTATCGGGAGTTACTTTTCGCAATTCACTTACGGCATCTATCGAAGTTGGGAACGGCGGGTTTTTATAAGCATAAGCATCAACCAAATTTTTCAGCGCTTGATTTACTTTTTTCTCCCCAATCATTTCTTTTAAATAATACATAACGACACTTGCTTTTTGATAGTGAATGTATTGTTGATGCTCGGTTTTCATCAAAGGCTGTTCTCCTTCAAGTTCAGAGCTTCGACCGCTTAAATAACGATCCATTTCATACTTCAGGAACTTTTTCATTTTGTCTTTCCCATATTCTTTTTCCATAACCATCAAGGCAGAATATTGTGCGAAACCTTCGCTAAACATTTCACTTCCCTGCATATTGGCTCCGCAAACCTGATGTGCCCAATACTGATGCCCCATTTCGTGTGCCGTGACATAATAAACCTGATCGATATCATCTTTATTTACTTCGCGTAAATCCACAATAAAACCGATCCCCTCACTAAAAGGCATAGTACCCGGGAAAGCTTGTGCAAAACTTTGATATCTTGGAAACTCGATAATTCTGCATTGTTTATGGTAGTAAGGCCCAAAGTTCTTCGTATAGTATTCTAATGATTTTTGCATGCTTTTGAGCATATTCGGAACGTTATAGGCATGCTCCTTATCATAATAAACTTCCAAATCAACGCCATTCCATTTTTTGCGCACTACTTCATATTTTGCAGAAATAAAGGAATAAAAATTCAATGATTTTTGATCCAATTTATAAGTGAAATACTTTCTTCCGTTGGCTTCCCAGGTTTTTAATAATGATCCCGGAGCAATAGCCGTTTGATCTGGTGATGTGCTTATCGTAGTATTCACTTCAACCCAATCCGAATCATTTCCGAGGTAGGTGTTGGCTCTGGCCGAAAGATTTCCCTCATCCAGTTTTGGCATTCTGTCTCTCTTCGGCAATTTCAGTTTGATTCGTTTGTTTTTATCTGAAATCTCCACGTCACTATTATATCCGAAAGAAGGTAAAATATCTGAATTATTGAAAAAGGTTCCGTTTTGTGTCAGTTGTGTAAAACTAACTTCGTTTTCGAATCCTTTTGTCCATTTCTTTACATCGATGTTAATCCTAATGGAATCATTTGGCAATAAAGGTTTATCTAATTCATAAATCTGATACTCTAAACGGGAATCTTTTAGCTTCAATTTTGCTCTGGCAATACTAATTTTTAAACTATCAGATAATTGTGGCAACGTAAAATGGAGCTCTCGTATCGATACATTAGATTTGTTTTTTGCCCAAGCTTCTATTTTTGCAGTCATGTTCCGTTGTTCGGGCATGAGGTCAATCGTGTAATTGAATTTATAAAAACGTGGCTGTACCAAATTTTCAAATTTTTTATACTTTTTCTCATACTCCACTTGTTTGTTCTCCTGCTCTTTTGAAGAATCGTAAGTGTTTAAAACTTTGGTATTGTAATAAACAAAACTACCGCAAAGTCCAAATGCAATCAAACTAATGGCTATCGAAATCTTATTTTTTCTAAGCTGTACTTTTGCATTTACCCATCTGTATTTAAATTGCTGCTCTTTACCACGAATGTAAAATGCCGTAATGACAAAACACAAGATCAAACAAAACAATATCCAATATATGTTGAACCAAATGGTAGAGGAAACAAAAGGTCCAAACCCATTCATGTCCGAGTAAGTAATGGCTGGTGTGTTACCAAAATTCAACATATTGGTATTGATTTCGAGCAATCCCCAGATGAAATTATTAACGATAACAAAAGTGACGAAAGCAAAATAAGCGATATAGCGGTTATTGATTAAATAATGAAATAACAGAGAGATTACCGCCATAAAAGAATAACTCAGCAAAGACACCAACATTATTGATTTAAAATAAACATCCAATTTGTAATTGTAATACCCATGAGCTGTTTGTGAAATAATCCCAACAACTATTGTTAAGCCAAAAACAATGGCTAAAGCAATAATAAGAGCTACCAATTTGGAGGAGAATAAAGTACCCGTTCTGATGGGGGTTGCATCCTGAATTTCATTGATTTTGGCATCGCGTTCTTTCCACACTAAAACACCGGTATAAAAAGTAATAAATCCAATCATAAAAATACCAAAGGCACCTCTTATAGTGTCGATTACATCATAAGTAACAGGATACTGAGCAATTCCGTAACGGCCTGTAAAACTCGTAAGACTTGCAATCAGATTAATCATTCCAATGGAAATAATGATAATAAAAGTCGGATTTTTGATAATGGATTTAGTTTCAAATTTTACCAAATTCCAAAAGGTACTTATCGAAAAAACATCGGCTTTTGTTGTTTCAAATACCTTATTTGAAACAACAAAAGGAGCTTCAGATACTTTTGTTGTTTTACTTTCTTTACTTTTTTCTTTTTTAGCATTAAAAGAAAATTTAAAATAAACTGCCACTAAAATAATCAAACTTACTCCTATCCAGAGCAAACGGTTGGTTAATAAATCGCCATGCAAGGAGACTGCGTTTAAGTTTTTTTCAGCAACAGTGGCATATTTGGTCATAATCTTAAACGGACGAAGCCCAAAAGGATCGAGCAAATTGGCTAACCATTCTTTATGAATATCTTTAGTAAATCCGGAAGAGACTACATAAAATACCAAAATAAGCATAGCCCCTATGAAGGATACAATATTGCTTCTAAAAATAATCGCTAAAGCAAATAGTAATACACCTGAAATAATGACATTTGGAATTCCGAAAACCAAAAGACCTTGCAAGTGTCCGGACCAAATGATTTCGCCAAACCTTTCCGCCGGACACATATTAAAAATGGGAGCTAATATTGGGGCAATCAGGGCACCGAGAGAAATACCCAGTAAAGGAATTACCGAAACAATCGATGCTCCAATAAATTTTCCGAAATAATAGTCCCTCTTTTTGATCGGGGAGGAAAATATAAATTGATACATTCCACTTTGAAAATCACGGTTAGCCGTGGCATTCATAAAAGCTGTGGTCATCAATAAACAAATC
It includes:
- a CDS encoding zinc metalloprotease, whose translation is MKKIIVTAFTALVLFSCQNDQSESADSKVEAIAHRGCASQEVLEAQLKADPTLAIRMNEINAFTENAILTKRLVNGKIEIPVVVNVLYRTAAENISNAQIQTQIDVLNKDFNALNSDYNSVPALFSGVKANVGITFVLDQVIRKSTTKTSWGTNDAMKKTAQGGIAPTSPTTKLNFWSCTIGGGILGYAQFPGGASATDGVVVDPKYVGLSGASNAPFNLGRTATHEVGHWMNLRHIWGDATCGSDLVSDTPTHNTANYGVPAYPHYSTCSGTPVEMTMNYMDYVDDNAMYMFSQGQKSRMAAIFVTGGPRASFGI
- a CDS encoding AI-2E family transporter — encoded protein: MITSKTISNGILRALTTILIVAAVLYFLYQIQTVIVYLCISLLLCLIANPLIQFLKNKLKFSNSLAATTALILFILAIVGFILLFVPLIISQANNLSLLDTQTLQQQFLETERSIENYFNIQHLDLNKVLKESKITSIIDFSYFTGFLNSIIGFMANMGMGLVSVFFITFFFIKDQDAFKVSARKILPDTNEDKILNSITKINHFLTRYFVGLLLQLTVVFILYLIVLMIFGNKNAFVIAFLCAILNIIPYIGPIIGTILAGLLTMISMIGSDFQSEILPKTIYVLIGFLLVQAIDNNISQPIISSKSVNSHPLEIFLITLISGITFGIVGMIIAIPAFTMVKVILKEFFPDNKIVSVLTERI
- a CDS encoding class I SAM-dependent methyltransferase; the encoded protein is MNTAILAPNIQEFITQNSGVPITKLALQKNPFPEIDWIVILNQIEAKSKAKDKLPTWFAAENIIYPSKISVEQTSSERTAAYKATLLSGESLIDLTGGFGVDDYYFSQKFKNIAHCEINKDLSEIVKHNFKQLKVENCTFYADDSTSVLNQSNKKWDWIYIDPSRRNDAKGKVFMLKDCLPNVPDLLNFYFEKTDSILIKTAPLLDLSAGLSELQFVKNIHVIALENEVKELLFEIRKNYSGAITIKTANILKDKIDTFDFILGNEINLPSYELPQKYVYEPNSSIMKSGGFDEVSTIFKINKLHKHSHLYTSEALIEFPGRRFEIEKTISYSKNEMKIELANQQANITTRNFPDTVENIRKKWKIKNGGNLYCFFTTDKNDNKIVLICRKIT
- a CDS encoding M15 family metallopeptidase; the encoded protein is MKLSSSSAHTLFFLFGLFFYGLSSNAQNESYSSEDNEEIADTTFVNLKDYSSDFVYDMKYATEDNFLKAKVYDCAECLLRYKTVKALIAANKDFMKDGCKIKLFDCYRPLSIQKKMWEIVSNPEYVADPKKGSIHNKGGAVDITLVNAKGEELEMGTNFDFFGIEASHNYKKFPVSVKANRKYLKRVMIKNGFNSFDSEWWHYNLKTGLKDKVSNQKWKCD
- a CDS encoding ABC transporter permease/M1 family aminopeptidase; translated protein: MWKFIRYELKYWLQTPMIWIFLFINTLIVFFAVGSEQVTIGESIGNIHKNAPFVVEQFYGILSVICLLMTTAFMNATANRDFQSGMYQFIFSSPIKKRDYYFGKFIGASIVSVIPLLGISLGALIAPILAPIFNMCPAERFGEIIWSGHLQGLLVFGIPNVIISGVLLFALAIIFRSNIVSFIGAMLILVFYVVSSGFTKDIHKEWLANLLDPFGLRPFKIMTKYATVAEKNLNAVSLHGDLLTNRLLWIGVSLIILVAVYFKFSFNAKKEKSKESKTTKVSEAPFVVSNKVFETTKADVFSISTFWNLVKFETKSIIKNPTFIIIISIGMINLIASLTSFTGRYGIAQYPVTYDVIDTIRGAFGIFMIGFITFYTGVLVWKERDAKINEIQDATPIRTGTLFSSKLVALIIALAIVFGLTIVVGIISQTAHGYYNYKLDVYFKSIMLVSLLSYSFMAVISLLFHYLINNRYIAYFAFVTFVIVNNFIWGLLEINTNMLNFGNTPAITYSDMNGFGPFVSSTIWFNIYWILFCLILCFVITAFYIRGKEQQFKYRWVNAKVQLRKNKISIAISLIAFGLCGSFVYYNTKVLNTYDSSKEQENKQVEYEKKYKKFENLVQPRFYKFNYTIDLMPEQRNMTAKIEAWAKNKSNVSIRELHFTLPQLSDSLKISIARAKLKLKDSRLEYQIYELDKPLLPNDSIRINIDVKKWTKGFENEVSFTQLTQNGTFFNNSDILPSFGYNSDVEISDKNKRIKLKLPKRDRMPKLDEGNLSARANTYLGNDSDWVEVNTTISTSPDQTAIAPGSLLKTWEANGRKYFTYKLDQKSLNFYSFISAKYEVVRKKWNGVDLEVYYDKEHAYNVPNMLKSMQKSLEYYTKNFGPYYHKQCRIIEFPRYQSFAQAFPGTMPFSEGIGFIVDLREVNKDDIDQVYYVTAHEMGHQYWAHQVCGANMQGSEMFSEGFAQYSALMVMEKEYGKDKMKKFLKYEMDRYLSGRSSELEGEQPLMKTEHQQYIHYQKASVVMYYLKEMIGEKKVNQALKNLVDAYAYKNPPFPTSIDAVSELRKVTPDSLQYLISDMFENITLFSNRMLEAKYKKVGAEYEITLKTSSEKLRSDALGKETQVPVADYIDIAVFAEPKNDSGLGKVLVYKRLKITKKDNVYVFRTKEKPFEAGIDPYNYLIDRIPDDNLKKAED